Proteins found in one Pogoniulus pusillus isolate bPogPus1 chromosome 36, bPogPus1.pri, whole genome shotgun sequence genomic segment:
- the PAX7 gene encoding paired box protein Pax-7 isoform X5 — translation MAALPGTVPRMMRPAPGQNYPRTGFPLEVSTPLGQGRVNQLGGVFINGRPLPNHIRHKIVEMAHHGIRPCVISRQLRVSHGCVSKILCRYQETGSIRPGAIGGSKPRQVATPDVEKKIEEYKRENPGMFSWEIRDRLLKDGHCDRSTVPSVSSISRVLRIKFGKKEEEEDCDKKEEDGEKKAKHSIDGILGDKDELHLQRPSSLLKLYKQKIPDHKSK, via the exons ATGGCAGCTCTGCCCGGGACGGTGCCTCGGATGATGCGTCCGGCTCCGGGGCAAAACTACCCCCGCACCGGCTTCCCCTTGGAAG TTTCCACCCCGCTGGGTCAGGGCAGGGTGAACCAACTCGGAGGGGTCTTTATCAACGGTAGACCCCTACCTAACCATATCCGACATAAAATCGTGGAGATGGCTCACCACGGCATCCGACCCTGCGTGATTTCCCGACAGTTGCGGGTTTCCCACGGCTGCGTCTCCAAAATTCTCTGTAGGTACCAAGAAACTGGCTCCATCCGACCCGGAGCCATCGGAGGCAGCAAGCCCAGG CAGGTTGCGACTCCCGACGTGGAGAAGAAAATCGAGGAATACAAACGGGAAAACCCCGGGATGTTTAGTTGGGAGATCCGAGACAGGCTGCTGAAGGATGGGCACTGCGACCGGAGCACTGTGCCCTCAG TGAGTTCGATTAGCCGTGTGCTACGCATCAAATTcgggaagaaagaggaagaggaggactgTGACAAGAAGGAGGAGGACGGGGAGAAGAAGGCCAAGCACAGCATAGACGGCATCCTGGGCGACAAAG ATGAACTTCACTTACAAAGACCTTCAAGTCTATTGAAGCTTTATAAGCAAAAGATTCCTGACCACAAAAGCAAAtag